In Bacteroides sp. AN502(2024), one genomic interval encodes:
- a CDS encoding translocation/assembly module TamB domain-containing protein → MSVFVAKELSEVLNTKVVIGRINIGLLNRVIIDDVLLDDLSGQEMLKVTRLSAKFDIIPFLKGKISISSVQLFGFNINLRKETPDSPSNFKFVLDAFASKDTVKKEHSLDLRINSILIRRGRMSYHVLSEEETSGKFNAKHIQLQNIIANISLKALSKDSLNLGIKRLSFDEKSSGFSLKKMSLKLVANNKRTNIDNFTIELPETYLKLDTIHFEYDSLEAFDRFTEQVHFSFRTLPSQITLKDISPFFPILSHFKEPVTLDMKVKGTVDQLTCSHLEITADDRQFHLRGDVALQDLSCPQDAYVYGALSELSANTRGVGFLVRNLSHNYNGVPILLERLGNMNFQGEISGYFTDIVTYGRLQTSLGNVKTDLKLSSNKAKGLFAYSGAVKTVDFQLGKLLDNEELGEITFNLDVHGRHIADQLPTVELKGLIASIDYSRYRYENITLDGEYKQGGFNGKIALDDPNGSVYLNGNVNVASKVPTFNFLAVVNKVRPHDLNLTTKYPDAEFSLKLKANFTGGSVDEMIGEINVDSLEFTAPDKVYFMKNMNIRATKQNGENQLRLTSEFLKASIEGKFKYYTLPASILNIMRKYVPSLILPPKKPIATHNNFLFNIHIYNTDILSTIFDIPLTVYTHSTLKGYFNDALQRLRVEGYFPRLQYKNNFIESGMILCENPADHIRALVRLTNLKKKGAVNLSLDAQAKDDNVSTTLNWGNNSAATYSGKLAAVAKFLRTSGEKSLLKAMVDVKPTDIILNDTLWKIHPSQVVVDSGRVDVNNFYFSHQDRYVRINGRLSENPEDTVKIDLKDINMGYVFDIASISDDVNFEGDATGMAYASSVLKKPIMNTRLFIKNFSLNHGRLGELYIYGEWDNENRGIRLDASIQDISPSPSRVTGIIYPLKPESGLDLNIEANELNLKFLEYYMKSIANDIKGRGTGKVHFYGKFKGLNLDGAVMTDASMNFDILNTHFAVKDTIHLAPTGLTFNNIHISDMEGHSGRMNGYLHFRHFKNLNYRFEIQANNMLVMNTKESTDMPFYGTVYGTGNALLSGNAIQGLDVNMAMTTNRNTTFTYINGSVASAASNQFIKFVDKTPRRTIQDSVQVISYYEQIQQKRQEEEKEQKTDIRLNILVDATPDATMRIIMDPIAGDYISGKGTGNIRTEFYNKGDVKMFGNYRINQGVYKFSLQEVIRKDFIIKDGSTITFNGAPLDANMDIQASYTVNSASLNDLIPDASAIIQQPNVRVNCIMNLSGMLVRPTIKLGIELPNERDEIQTLVRNYISTEEQMNMQILYLLGIGKFYTEDARNNNQNSNVMSSVLSSTLSGQLNNALSQVFETNNWNIGTNLSTGDKGWTDMEVEGILSGQLLNNRLLINGNFGYRDNPMANTNFVGDFEAEWLITRSGDIRLKAYNETNDRYYTKTNLTTQGVGIMYKKDFNKWSDLYFWNKWRLRNKWKRKEAEKVKPQQTDSITDKTAKSAVKKKRAQ, encoded by the coding sequence ATGAGTGTGTTTGTAGCTAAAGAACTTTCCGAAGTTTTAAACACAAAAGTAGTGATTGGTAGAATTAATATCGGTCTGTTGAACCGTGTAATTATTGATGATGTATTGCTTGATGATCTGAGTGGTCAGGAGATGCTTAAAGTCACACGTTTATCCGCCAAATTCGACATTATTCCCTTTTTAAAAGGAAAGATATCCATTAGCAGTGTCCAGCTTTTCGGATTTAATATCAATCTCAGAAAAGAGACTCCGGATTCTCCTTCTAATTTTAAGTTTGTTTTGGATGCTTTTGCTTCCAAAGATACCGTGAAGAAAGAACACTCTCTTGATTTACGTATTAATTCCATTCTGATTCGCCGTGGAAGGATGTCTTATCATGTGTTATCAGAAGAAGAAACATCAGGAAAATTTAATGCTAAACATATTCAACTTCAAAATATCATAGCCAATATATCCCTGAAGGCATTAAGTAAGGATTCCTTGAATTTGGGGATCAAACGGTTAAGTTTTGATGAGAAATCATCCGGTTTTTCTTTGAAAAAGATGAGTTTGAAACTGGTTGCCAATAATAAGCGGACAAACATTGATAATTTTACTATAGAATTGCCCGAAACCTATCTCAAACTTGACACCATTCATTTTGAGTATGATAGTTTGGAAGCTTTTGACCGTTTTACAGAACAAGTCCATTTCTCTTTCCGTACTTTACCTTCTCAAATTACTCTAAAAGATATTTCTCCTTTTTTTCCTATCCTCTCGCACTTTAAGGAACCGGTGACGCTAGACATGAAGGTAAAGGGTACTGTGGATCAGTTGACTTGTTCGCATCTGGAGATTACAGCCGATGACCGTCAGTTTCATCTACGAGGAGATGTGGCACTTCAGGACTTATCGTGTCCACAAGATGCGTATGTATATGGAGCCCTTTCCGAACTTTCGGCTAATACGCGCGGAGTCGGGTTTTTAGTGCGTAATTTGAGCCATAATTATAATGGGGTTCCTATTCTTCTCGAACGTTTGGGAAACATGAATTTTCAGGGAGAAATTTCGGGATACTTCACGGATATAGTTACTTATGGACGATTACAAACGAGTCTTGGAAATGTAAAGACCGACTTGAAATTGAGTTCCAATAAGGCAAAAGGATTGTTTGCATATTCCGGAGCTGTCAAAACAGTGGATTTTCAACTAGGTAAATTGTTAGATAATGAGGAGTTGGGAGAAATTACTTTCAATCTGGATGTACATGGCCGGCATATTGCTGATCAATTGCCTACCGTAGAATTGAAAGGACTGATTGCTTCAATAGATTATAGTAGATATAGATATGAAAATATCACACTGGACGGAGAATACAAACAGGGTGGATTTAATGGAAAGATAGCATTGGATGATCCTAATGGCTCCGTTTATTTGAATGGGAATGTAAATGTTGCATCCAAAGTTCCTACTTTTAATTTTCTTGCAGTAGTCAATAAAGTACGCCCACATGATTTGAATCTTACAACCAAATATCCCGATGCAGAGTTCTCTTTAAAACTGAAAGCCAATTTTACCGGTGGATCAGTGGATGAGATGATTGGAGAAATCAATGTGGATAGCTTGGAATTTACAGCTCCGGATAAAGTCTATTTCATGAAGAATATGAATATCCGGGCAACAAAACAAAATGGAGAAAATCAGCTTAGATTGACTTCCGAATTTCTGAAAGCGAGCATAGAGGGAAAATTCAAATATTACACATTACCTGCCAGTATTCTGAATATTATGCGGAAGTATGTACCGTCTTTGATATTACCTCCCAAGAAACCGATTGCAACCCATAATAACTTTTTGTTTAATATACATATATATAATACGGACATTCTATCTACGATATTTGATATACCGCTAACGGTGTATACCCATTCTACGTTGAAGGGATATTTTAATGATGCTTTACAGCGTTTGCGTGTAGAGGGATATTTTCCCCGTCTGCAATATAAAAACAATTTTATAGAGTCAGGCATGATTCTGTGCGAGAATCCGGCAGATCATATTCGTGCACTGGTTCGTTTGACTAATTTGAAAAAGAAAGGAGCTGTCAATCTATCTCTGGATGCACAAGCTAAAGATGACAATGTCAGTACGACTTTGAATTGGGGAAATAATTCTGCAGCAACATATAGCGGGAAATTAGCAGCTGTTGCCAAATTTCTACGTACAAGTGGAGAAAAGTCATTATTGAAAGCTATGGTGGATGTGAAGCCTACTGATATTATTTTAAATGATACTCTTTGGAAGATACATCCTTCTCAGGTGGTGGTCGATTCCGGAAGAGTGGATGTGAATAACTTCTACTTTAGTCATCAGGATAGATATGTACGTATCAACGGCCGGCTTTCCGAGAATCCTGAAGATACTGTAAAGATTGATCTAAAGGATATAAATATGGGATATGTATTTGATATTGCAAGTATATCCGACGATGTAAATTTTGAGGGCGATGCAACAGGAATGGCTTATGCAAGCAGTGTGCTTAAAAAACCTATCATGAATACCCGTTTATTTATAAAGAATTTCTCACTCAACCATGGTCGTTTGGGTGAACTGTATATATATGGTGAGTGGGATAATGAAAATAGAGGTATCCGGTTGGATGCATCCATTCAGGATATATCCCCTTCTCCATCGCGTGTCACGGGTATTATTTATCCGTTGAAACCCGAGAGCGGACTTGATTTAAATATTGAAGCAAATGAATTGAATCTGAAATTCCTCGAATATTATATGAAATCTATTGCCAATGATATTAAAGGGCGAGGAACAGGAAAGGTACATTTCTATGGAAAATTTAAAGGATTGAACCTAGATGGTGCGGTTATGACAGACGCATCCATGAATTTTGATATTTTAAATACGCATTTTGCGGTAAAAGACACGATTCATCTGGCTCCTACCGGATTGACATTCAATAATATACATATCTCTGATATGGAAGGACATTCGGGGAGAATGAATGGATATTTGCATTTCCGGCATTTTAAGAACTTAAACTATCGTTTTGAGATACAGGCAAATAATATGCTTGTGATGAACACAAAAGAATCGACAGATATGCCTTTCTATGGTACGGTATATGGTACCGGAAATGCATTGCTCTCAGGAAACGCCATACAGGGCCTTGATGTAAATATGGCCATGACTACAAATCGAAATACTACCTTTACTTATATTAATGGTAGTGTAGCATCGGCTGCCAGCAATCAGTTTATCAAATTTGTAGATAAAACACCTCGTCGTACTATTCAGGATTCTGTTCAAGTAATCTCCTATTACGAACAAATACAACAAAAACGTCAAGAGGAGGAAAAGGAACAGAAAACAGATATCCGTTTGAATATTCTGGTAGATGCAACTCCCGATGCTACCATGCGAATAATCATGGACCCTATTGCCGGAGATTATATCAGTGGAAAAGGTACGGGAAATATCCGGACGGAATTTTACAATAAGGGAGATGTGAAGATGTTCGGTAATTACCGAATCAATCAAGGAGTATATAAATTTAGTTTGCAGGAAGTGATCCGTAAAGACTTTATTATCAAGGATGGAAGTACAATAACGTTCAATGGTGCACCTTTGGATGCTAATATGGACATACAAGCTTCATATACAGTAAATTCTGCCTCTTTGAATGATTTGATACCGGATGCTTCAGCTATTATACAACAGCCCAATGTGCGTGTAAATTGTATCATGAATCTAAGTGGTATGCTGGTACGTCCGACTATCAAACTAGGTATAGAGCTTCCAAATGAAAGGGACGAAATACAAACATTGGTGCGTAATTATATCAGTACGGAAGAGCAGATGAATATGCAGATTCTTTACCTGCTGGGTATTGGTAAGTTCTATACGGAAGATGCCCGTAATAATAATCAGAATTCTAATGTGATGTCATCGGTGCTTTCATCTACTCTCTCCGGTCAGTTGAACAATGCACTTTCACAGGTCTTTGAAACGAATAACTGGAATATCGGAACGAATTTGAGTACGGGTGATAAGGGCTGGACGGATATGGAAGTAGAAGGTATTTTGTCGGGACAATTATTGAATAATCGTTTATTGATAAACGGAAACTTCGGTTATCGAGATAATCCGATGGCTAATACTAACTTTGTAGGAGACTTTGAAGCAGAGTGGCTGATTACTCGTTCGGGAGATATCCGTCTGAAGGCCTATAATGAAACGAATGACCGTTATTACACAAAAACAAATTTGACTACGCAAGGGGTGGGTATTATGTATAAGAAGGATTTCAATAAGTGGAGTGATTTATATTTTTGGAATAAATGGCGGTTACGTAACAAGTGGAAACGGAAAGAAGCTGAAAAGGTGAAACCGCAGCAAACGGACAGCATCACTGATAAAACTGCTAAGTCGGCAGTGAAAAAAAAACGTGCGCAATAG